One segment of Paenibacillus sp. FSL R7-0337 DNA contains the following:
- a CDS encoding beta-glucoside-specific PTS transporter subunit IIABC, whose protein sequence is MDNRKMSEDIIRLVGGEQNINDLVHCATRLRFSLKDNKKAQREELEKHEGVITVVESGGQFQVVVGSNVANVYAEIVKSTSFLSSTSTDTKESGQKTSAVSKVFEVISGSFSPLIPVMAGSGMLKALLTVLTLAGWMSDSGDAYKILSAAGNAVFYFLPIFLGITLGIKLKANPYVAGAIGAALMEPNFTAMLEGDGGHSFLGIPVVMVSYASSVFPIFIAISIYALLDKLLKKIIHKDLQIFMVPMLSLMIMVPLSVIAFGPFGTSVGDWIASGVTWLIGVSGILSGIVLGGGMTFMVVFGLHWGFTPITLQNIANGGDPIEAMASAAVFAQIGVAFGIFLRAKKDRNLRSIAASSGITGLLAGVSEPIVYGLILRYKRVIPIVIIAGALGGAINGHFGVLYTAYVFHNIFSIPVEQPISIFIVSMVVSMGTGLLLTWLFGYESKGKIEASAPAAAPEQIQPDKPVTPVVDLKKELIFSPLTGAAFPLSAVPDDAFSTGAMGRGLAIEPVIGEAVAPVDGTVTSIFPTGHAIGITSAAGTELLIHIGINTVGLKGKYFTPVVKEGDRVSQGDLLIRFDLEQIRAAGYQTITPVIVTLTPKEVEIFETDQQQIEQNEVLLTLVD, encoded by the coding sequence ATGGATAACCGAAAAATGTCGGAAGACATCATCCGTCTCGTAGGCGGGGAGCAGAATATTAACGATCTTGTCCATTGTGCCACCCGGCTGAGATTCAGCCTCAAGGATAACAAGAAGGCCCAGCGGGAGGAGCTGGAGAAGCATGAAGGCGTCATTACCGTGGTGGAGAGCGGGGGGCAATTCCAGGTTGTCGTGGGAAGCAACGTAGCGAATGTATATGCCGAAATTGTCAAAAGCACCAGCTTCTTGTCCAGCACCTCCACAGATACGAAGGAATCCGGGCAGAAAACCTCGGCGGTATCGAAGGTGTTCGAGGTTATCTCCGGAAGCTTCTCGCCGCTCATTCCTGTAATGGCCGGATCGGGGATGCTGAAGGCGCTGTTGACGGTGCTTACGCTGGCGGGCTGGATGTCCGATTCAGGCGATGCCTACAAGATTCTGTCTGCGGCCGGTAATGCCGTGTTCTACTTCCTGCCGATCTTCCTGGGAATTACCCTGGGCATTAAGCTAAAAGCGAACCCTTACGTAGCGGGTGCCATCGGGGCAGCGCTGATGGAACCGAACTTTACGGCGATGCTGGAGGGAGACGGCGGACATTCCTTCTTGGGAATTCCGGTGGTCATGGTCAGTTACGCTTCCAGCGTCTTCCCGATCTTCATTGCGATTAGCATCTACGCCTTGCTGGATAAGCTGCTGAAGAAGATTATCCACAAGGATCTGCAAATCTTCATGGTGCCGATGCTCTCGCTGATGATTATGGTTCCGCTGTCGGTGATTGCCTTTGGTCCATTCGGTACGAGTGTGGGTGACTGGATCGCTTCCGGTGTGACCTGGCTGATTGGCGTTAGCGGCATCCTGTCGGGGATCGTCCTCGGCGGGGGCATGACCTTCATGGTGGTGTTCGGACTCCACTGGGGCTTCACTCCCATCACGCTGCAAAATATTGCGAACGGCGGTGACCCGATTGAAGCCATGGCTTCAGCAGCGGTATTCGCCCAGATCGGGGTAGCCTTCGGGATCTTCCTGCGGGCCAAGAAAGACCGTAACCTGCGGAGTATCGCCGCCTCTTCCGGGATTACCGGACTGCTGGCCGGGGTCAGTGAGCCGATTGTATACGGCCTGATTCTCCGCTACAAGCGGGTCATTCCGATCGTCATTATTGCCGGGGCGCTCGGCGGCGCGATTAACGGACATTTCGGTGTGCTGTATACGGCGTATGTGTTCCATAATATTTTCTCGATTCCGGTGGAGCAGCCGATTTCGATCTTCATTGTCTCGATGGTTGTCTCCATGGGGACAGGGCTGCTGCTGACCTGGCTGTTCGGATATGAGAGTAAGGGTAAAATTGAAGCTTCCGCTCCGGCAGCCGCGCCTGAACAGATTCAGCCAGACAAGCCGGTAACACCAGTTGTGGATTTGAAAAAGGAACTGATCTTCAGCCCGCTGACCGGCGCAGCCTTTCCGCTTAGCGCAGTGCCGGACGATGCATTCTCAACCGGGGCTATGGGCAGAGGACTGGCGATTGAACCTGTAATTGGAGAAGCGGTCGCTCCTGTGGACGGGACGGTGACTTCTATTTTCCCGACAGGCCATGCGATTGGCATTACGTCCGCCGCTGGAACAGAGCTGCTGATTCATATTGGCATAAATACGGTCGGGTTAAAAGGAAAGTACTTCACACCAGTGGTCAAGGAAGGCGACCGCGTGAGCCAGGGCGATCTGCTAATCCGCTTCGATCTGGAGCAGATCCGGGCGGCCGGGTATCAGACGATTACGCCGGTGATCGTAACCTTGACCCCGAAAGAGGTCGAGATCTTCGAGACGGACCAGCAGCAGATTGAGCAGAACGAAGTGCTTTTGACATTGGTGGATTAA
- a CDS encoding PRD domain-containing protein — MIIRQIFNNNVIRAEDQVGHEYVIIGNGLGYKKKAGQRVEEERIEKTFMLKPEKVPRKLIDLIGETSAEYFSLADEIIAHAKAEMGDIFNDNIYITLIDHIHFAIARYRKSMNLKNALFWQIKRFYPKEFAIGVHALSLIRKHFDIEMDQDEASFIAMHFVNARQDGQEMQRTVEVTKAMRDIFGILVEEYQVKLNENSFNYSRFLTHLQYFLQRMISGEQERSASGDNFLYDQIKVKFPQAFACTNKINHYLEETYGNAMSIDEKVYLTIHIQRVTSRDMNPLD, encoded by the coding sequence ATGATTATCCGGCAGATTTTCAATAACAATGTCATTCGGGCTGAAGACCAGGTCGGTCATGAATACGTTATCATTGGGAACGGATTAGGCTATAAAAAGAAGGCGGGGCAGCGGGTTGAAGAGGAACGGATCGAGAAGACCTTCATGCTCAAGCCCGAGAAGGTTCCGCGCAAATTGATTGACCTGATCGGGGAGACGTCTGCTGAATATTTCTCGCTGGCCGATGAGATTATAGCCCACGCCAAGGCGGAGATGGGCGACATCTTCAACGACAATATCTATATCACGTTAATTGACCATATTCATTTTGCGATTGCCCGCTACCGGAAGTCGATGAATCTGAAGAACGCCCTGTTCTGGCAGATCAAGCGGTTCTACCCCAAGGAGTTCGCTATTGGCGTACACGCGCTGAGTCTGATCCGCAAGCACTTTGACATCGAGATGGATCAGGATGAGGCGAGCTTCATTGCGATGCATTTCGTGAACGCCCGGCAGGATGGCCAGGAGATGCAACGGACGGTCGAGGTGACCAAGGCGATGAGAGATATCTTCGGCATTCTGGTGGAAGAATATCAGGTGAAGCTCAATGAGAATTCGTTCAATTATTCCCGGTTCCTCACTCATCTCCAGTATTTCCTCCAGCGTATGATCAGCGGGGAACAGGAGCGGTCCGCATCGGGCGACAACTTCCTGTACGATCAGATTAAGGTGAAATTTCCGCAGGCTTTTGCATGTACGAATAAGATCAATCATTACTTGGAAGAGACGTACGGGAATGCTATGTCCATTGACGAGAAGGTCTATCTGACGATTCATATTCAGCGGGTCACTTCAAGAGATATGAACCCGTTGGATTAA
- a CDS encoding stalk domain-containing protein, giving the protein MMKKWTIVLLSSAFLMLSLTTGSSYAAEAQTSTTINNGQINNGRVLIPLRAVSENLGASLEWFQTDKVVKIKTGNSTIWLAANFKRVIIESAPSSEAPNTPSRTYIDLDTATQVINGTTYVPLRFVSQSLGATVMWNQLSKQATVTVGNKGLVVHMETSSIQIPEKNKISEARLKLLSDKLNQASNVSSIKNVNSTFKPYFTDKLIKSITQNKGLKTAGTYETPVTSPIYTSKNSATLSQSVIVANGLTGEDQYAEDRTVSLIFANGTWKVDSVTKGSRVLISGFSDYHPQ; this is encoded by the coding sequence ATGATGAAAAAATGGACGATTGTGTTGCTTTCATCAGCATTTCTTATGCTATCTTTAACAACTGGGTCTAGTTATGCGGCAGAGGCACAAACATCTACAACGATTAACAATGGTCAAATAAACAACGGACGAGTCTTAATTCCCTTACGTGCTGTCTCCGAAAATCTTGGCGCAAGCTTGGAATGGTTTCAAACAGATAAAGTTGTTAAAATCAAAACCGGGAATTCGACAATATGGCTTGCAGCAAATTTCAAACGTGTGATTATTGAATCTGCTCCATCAAGTGAAGCTCCAAATACACCATCGCGGACATATATCGATTTGGATACTGCTACACAAGTCATCAATGGAACCACTTATGTTCCTCTTCGTTTTGTTAGTCAGTCGTTAGGGGCAACGGTAATGTGGAACCAACTGTCTAAACAAGCTACAGTAACAGTGGGCAACAAAGGATTGGTCGTTCATATGGAGACCTCGTCTATTCAAATTCCGGAAAAGAATAAAATTTCTGAAGCACGTTTGAAACTTCTATCTGATAAATTAAATCAAGCCTCAAATGTATCTTCAATTAAGAATGTAAATTCAACCTTTAAACCGTACTTTACGGATAAATTAATTAAGTCTATTACTCAGAACAAAGGATTGAAAACAGCGGGTACTTATGAAACGCCTGTCACTTCACCTATTTATACCAGTAAGAATTCTGCCACACTTTCACAATCTGTAATAGTAGCGAATGGTCTTACAGGTGAAGATCAATATGCAGAAGATCGGACAGTCTCGCTAATATTCGCGAACGGAACTTGGAAGGTGGACAGCGTCACTAAGGGTTCTAGAGTTCTGATTTCGGGATTCTCTGATTATCATCCACAGTGA
- a CDS encoding VOC family protein, translating to MSVIGPDFISLQVSDLEGSAEFYQHYLGLVRSQAGPPHAVVFDTKPIAFALRDLMPGVELSTGTQPGLGVALWLYAPDTQDIHDKLAAAGVKITSAPIDGPFGRTFTFADPDGYLITLHSKG from the coding sequence ATGTCAGTCATTGGACCCGATTTCATCTCACTTCAGGTCAGCGATCTTGAAGGCTCTGCTGAATTCTATCAACACTATCTTGGACTCGTCCGTTCACAGGCGGGCCCGCCTCATGCGGTGGTTTTTGACACGAAGCCTATTGCATTTGCACTTCGTGACCTCATGCCGGGAGTCGAACTCAGTACGGGGACTCAGCCTGGACTGGGTGTTGCGCTATGGCTCTATGCCCCGGATACGCAAGACATTCACGATAAACTCGCAGCAGCAGGCGTAAAAATCACATCCGCACCCATCGACGGCCCCTTCGGACGTACCTTTACCTTCGCCGATCCGGACGGTTACCTGATCACTCTTCACAGTAAAGGCTGA
- a CDS encoding GNAT family N-acetyltransferase produces MNLEIIINLPIEPHEVPALRELAGWEGRQADYPAVFERCNFWAGVRDEQSQQLIAFGYVAGMGLQHGYMEDILVHPEYQRKGLGQALVKRLLQEAEHVGLEIVTLTYDTKHTSFYTGCGFTACAGGVWRRQD; encoded by the coding sequence ATGAACCTTGAGATCATCATCAATCTCCCAATCGAACCGCATGAAGTTCCGGCCTTAAGGGAGCTGGCGGGGTGGGAGGGCAGGCAGGCGGATTACCCTGCTGTATTCGAGCGCTGCAACTTCTGGGCAGGCGTGAGGGATGAACAGAGCCAGCAGCTAATAGCGTTCGGTTATGTTGCTGGAATGGGCTTGCAGCATGGCTATATGGAGGACATTCTGGTGCATCCTGAATATCAGAGGAAGGGATTGGGGCAAGCCCTGGTAAAGAGATTACTTCAGGAAGCGGAGCACGTCGGGCTGGAGATTGTAACCCTGACCTACGATACCAAGCATACGTCCTTTTACACCGGATGCGGATTTACCGCTTGTGCAGGAGGCGTCTGGAGGAGACAAGACTGA
- a CDS encoding AAA family ATPase — protein sequence MNMNNKGMLLVLNGTSSSGKSSISAELIKQKEIPFYHVSIDDFFMNYNDFINHKFPDEPVREIDHQVVSEILDDSIVSVYYSTIKLLAEMGFNVIVDTVFDNDKRFNEFLDHFAGRTKLFVGVLCSREELIRREQARGDRQIGLADTQFDIVYCFDEYDLEVNTEELTPAECAEQILNYIKSNQEYLAFQKLRKRSRP from the coding sequence ATGAACATGAACAATAAAGGCATGTTGCTTGTTCTGAATGGGACTTCAAGCTCCGGGAAGAGCTCCATCTCGGCTGAATTGATAAAGCAGAAAGAGATTCCATTTTATCATGTGTCGATTGATGATTTTTTCATGAATTACAATGATTTCATTAATCATAAATTTCCAGACGAGCCTGTACGTGAAATCGACCATCAGGTGGTCTCGGAAATACTGGATGACTCTATAGTCTCAGTGTACTATTCGACGATTAAGCTGTTAGCGGAAATGGGATTCAATGTCATCGTGGATACTGTATTCGACAACGACAAGAGATTTAATGAGTTTTTGGATCATTTTGCCGGCCGGACTAAGTTATTTGTTGGTGTCCTGTGCTCCCGGGAAGAGCTCATCCGAAGAGAGCAGGCCAGAGGGGACCGGCAGATTGGACTGGCGGATACGCAGTTCGACATCGTGTATTGTTTTGATGAATATGACCTCGAAGTGAACACGGAGGAGCTGACCCCGGCAGAATGCGCGGAACAGATCTTAAACTATATTAAGTCCAATCAGGAATATTTGGCATTTCAGAAATTACGTAAAAGGAGCCGCCCATGA
- a CDS encoding SDR family oxidoreductase, which produces MSQNGKVAIITGASRGIGRQIAIQLVGLGVKVAVNYSSNPGKADEVVQIIKESGGEAIAVQGDVSKVSEVEALFSETIGQFGRIDILVNNAGIMECVPIADVTEEMFDRHFAVNVKGTYFACQQAMKHMERGGTIINFSTSVSGAMLPTYSVYAATKGAVEQLTRQLAKEFGAKDIVVNCVAPGQVSTELFLNGKSEELVDSFRLMNAFGRLGEPEDIANVIDLLVSDKARWITGQTIRVNGGFN; this is translated from the coding sequence ATGAGTCAGAACGGAAAAGTAGCCATCATCACAGGTGCATCAAGGGGTATCGGAAGACAAATCGCCATCCAGTTGGTCGGGTTAGGAGTAAAAGTAGCTGTCAACTATTCATCCAATCCGGGGAAAGCGGACGAGGTTGTCCAAATCATTAAGGAATCCGGCGGGGAAGCGATAGCCGTTCAAGGCGACGTAAGCAAGGTGAGTGAGGTCGAAGCGCTGTTCTCGGAGACAATTGGGCAATTCGGGCGGATCGATATTTTGGTGAATAATGCTGGAATTATGGAGTGTGTGCCTATCGCAGACGTAACGGAGGAGATGTTCGACCGGCACTTTGCAGTAAATGTAAAAGGGACTTATTTCGCCTGCCAGCAAGCGATGAAGCATATGGAGCGGGGCGGGACGATTATCAACTTCTCGACCTCCGTATCGGGTGCCATGCTGCCGACTTATAGTGTCTATGCTGCAACCAAAGGGGCCGTTGAGCAGTTAACCCGCCAGTTAGCTAAGGAGTTCGGAGCGAAGGATATCGTCGTGAATTGCGTTGCGCCTGGGCAAGTATCAACGGAGCTATTCCTGAATGGAAAATCTGAGGAGCTGGTGGATTCCTTCCGCTTAATGAATGCTTTTGGACGGCTTGGTGAACCGGAGGATATTGCGAATGTGATCGACTTGCTCGTCAGTGACAAGGCCCGCTGGATCACCGGGCAGACGATTCGCGTCAATGGCGGGTTTAACTGA
- a CDS encoding AraC family transcriptional regulator: MDDSLRTGPLLQQLAALILRHAPSAGTRQTLIPSLQLMHATDAAEPLESVYKPSICVVAQGAKAATLSGETYHYDPSTYLVTSVELPINGRITGATPEHPFLGIKLSFDPGIILEIVKEMNDSTLVPGETSLGITVARTSEPLLEAIVRLIQLLDAPQDIPVLSPLVIREILYRVLQSDQGAHLHQFAIIGSHAHRIAEAIQVITKQYDQSLIVEQLAESVNMSTSAFHKHFKRVTAMSPLQYQKVIRLQEARRLMLTESLQASDAAFRVGYESPSQFSREYTRQYGRPPVSDVQGILGLSK; the protein is encoded by the coding sequence TTGGACGATTCATTGCGGACCGGGCCACTTTTACAGCAATTGGCTGCGCTGATCCTCCGCCATGCTCCATCGGCAGGCACCCGCCAGACGCTCATTCCTTCCTTGCAGTTGATGCACGCCACAGATGCAGCCGAACCGCTGGAGTCTGTCTATAAGCCATCGATCTGCGTGGTTGCCCAAGGAGCCAAAGCAGCTACCCTGTCCGGCGAAACTTATCATTACGATCCATCAACGTACTTAGTCACCTCTGTCGAGCTGCCGATTAACGGGAGAATTACCGGGGCTACGCCTGAGCATCCTTTTCTGGGCATCAAGCTAAGCTTCGATCCCGGCATCATCCTGGAAATTGTTAAAGAAATGAATGACTCCACCCTTGTTCCGGGAGAAACCTCCCTTGGCATAACGGTTGCCCGAACCTCTGAGCCCTTACTTGAAGCCATCGTACGGCTCATCCAATTACTCGACGCGCCGCAGGATATTCCTGTTCTATCCCCGCTCGTGATCCGTGAAATTCTCTATCGTGTTCTTCAGAGTGACCAAGGCGCACACCTGCATCAATTCGCCATCATCGGCAGCCATGCGCACCGGATTGCTGAGGCCATCCAAGTGATCACTAAGCAGTACGATCAATCCCTTATCGTTGAACAGCTGGCTGAGTCCGTAAATATGAGCACATCCGCCTTCCATAAGCACTTCAAGCGTGTCACCGCCATGAGCCCGCTCCAATACCAGAAGGTCATCCGTCTGCAGGAAGCCCGCCGCCTCATGCTGACCGAATCCCTCCAAGCCTCCGATGCCGCCTTCCGCGTAGGCTATGAGAGCCCCTCCCAATTCAGCCGCGAATACACCCGCCAGTATGGGAGACCTCCGGTGTCGGATGTTCAGGGGATTCTTGGGTTATCTAAGTAG
- a CDS encoding AAA family ATPase yields the protein MLYIFGGLPGTGKSTLASALASELRAPYLRVDVVEQAMRVAGVKVDGPQGYIVCYEIARQNLILGLDVIADTVNPIDYTRQAWRNVAESLGIPFVEIEVVCSDECTHKQRITTRTTDIPGFILPTWNEVKNRHYEPWDRDHIVIDTAHQTVTESWMSLREQLSRKKLAT from the coding sequence ATGCTGTATATATTCGGAGGGTTGCCAGGCACCGGTAAGTCTACATTAGCATCGGCTTTAGCAAGCGAACTACGGGCACCGTATCTTCGGGTTGATGTCGTAGAACAGGCTATGCGCGTGGCCGGGGTTAAGGTTGATGGACCTCAGGGTTACATCGTTTGTTACGAGATAGCGAGGCAGAATCTGATTTTGGGTCTGGATGTGATAGCGGACACGGTCAATCCCATTGACTATACCCGCCAAGCTTGGCGTAATGTAGCAGAGTCTCTAGGAATTCCGTTTGTCGAAATCGAAGTGGTCTGCTCGGACGAATGTACGCACAAGCAGCGAATCACCACTCGTACAACAGATATTCCCGGCTTTATCCTGCCCACTTGGAATGAGGTGAAGAACAGACATTACGAGCCTTGGGACCGTGACCACATCGTAATCGATACAGCTCATCAAACCGTGACGGAAAGCTGGATGTCGTTACGTGAACAGCTAAGTCGGAAGAAGTTAGCTACTTAG
- the glmS gene encoding glutamine--fructose-6-phosphate transaminase (isomerizing), giving the protein MCGIVGYIGNQNSQGILVEGLKKLEYRGYDSAGIAVFTKDGLQVVKAQGRMANLESRLDATPLTGSAGIGHTRWATHGKPSDENSHPHTDNTHKFSVVHNGIVENYLDLKEELIAGGCHFTSETDTEVISHLIAREYKGDIVKAVQQAISYMRGAFALGVLTEYEPDKLVAVRQASPLIIGLGDGENFIGSDIPALLEYTRNVYILNDGEMAVLTRDAVELMTIEGNFISREMITVDWDAVTAEKGGYEHFMLKEIHEQPKAYRDTMRGRMNAEGNKVILPELNLTEEQIKNIRNIQVVACGTAYNAGLVGRNLIESLVRIPVENDIASEYRYRSPIVTPETLVIVVSQSGETADTLAALREGQANGAHVLAITNVVGSSIAREADSVLVTLAGPEIAVASTKAYTSQLIAFTLLGLYLAEVRGTQSEAEVTKILAAMQSLPEQVEVILGQKDAIKAYAEQIAEHKHLFFIGRGVDYAVAQEGSLKLKEISYIHSEAYAAGELKHGTLALIEEGVPVIALATQESVLEKTVSNIKEVKARGAHVMAITHEEHKDDLLRSVDQVFVIPQTLPLLTAALSVVTLQLLAYYASLALGHDVDKPRNLAKSVTVE; this is encoded by the coding sequence ATGTGTGGTATTGTAGGATATATTGGTAATCAGAATTCGCAGGGGATCTTGGTTGAGGGCTTGAAGAAGCTGGAATATCGCGGGTACGATTCCGCCGGTATTGCTGTGTTCACGAAGGATGGTCTGCAGGTTGTAAAAGCACAGGGACGTATGGCGAATCTGGAATCCCGTCTGGATGCAACTCCACTGACAGGAAGTGCTGGCATCGGCCACACCCGCTGGGCAACACACGGCAAGCCGTCCGATGAGAACTCTCATCCGCACACGGATAATACTCACAAATTCTCGGTTGTCCATAACGGGATTGTTGAGAATTACCTTGATCTTAAGGAAGAGCTGATTGCCGGAGGATGCCACTTCACCTCGGAGACAGATACAGAAGTCATCTCCCACTTGATTGCCCGTGAATACAAGGGAGATATCGTTAAGGCTGTACAGCAGGCGATTTCTTACATGCGCGGAGCTTTTGCCCTGGGCGTATTGACTGAATATGAACCGGATAAGCTGGTAGCTGTGCGTCAAGCCAGCCCGCTGATCATTGGTCTTGGCGACGGCGAGAACTTTATCGGGTCCGATATTCCTGCACTGCTGGAATACACCCGCAACGTATATATTCTGAACGACGGCGAAATGGCTGTATTGACGCGGGATGCTGTCGAACTGATGACGATTGAAGGCAATTTTATTTCTCGGGAAATGATTACTGTCGATTGGGATGCCGTTACCGCAGAAAAGGGCGGTTATGAGCACTTCATGCTGAAAGAAATCCATGAGCAGCCTAAGGCATACCGCGATACTATGCGCGGACGGATGAATGCGGAAGGCAACAAAGTCATTCTGCCTGAGCTTAACCTGACAGAAGAACAAATCAAGAACATCCGCAATATCCAAGTGGTAGCTTGCGGTACTGCATATAATGCCGGTCTGGTTGGACGTAACCTGATTGAGTCCCTGGTACGCATTCCTGTAGAGAATGATATCGCCTCTGAATACCGTTACCGTTCGCCAATCGTAACTCCGGAGACACTGGTGATCGTAGTGAGCCAATCGGGTGAAACTGCAGATACTCTGGCTGCTCTTCGTGAAGGTCAAGCAAACGGAGCCCATGTGCTGGCGATCACCAACGTAGTAGGCAGCTCAATTGCCCGGGAAGCAGACAGTGTACTGGTTACGCTGGCTGGTCCAGAGATCGCTGTAGCCTCGACCAAAGCTTATACTTCCCAGTTGATCGCCTTCACTTTGCTGGGTCTGTATCTGGCTGAAGTACGCGGCACACAGTCTGAGGCTGAGGTTACCAAGATTCTGGCCGCTATGCAGTCTCTGCCGGAGCAAGTAGAAGTGATTCTTGGTCAAAAAGACGCAATCAAAGCCTACGCTGAGCAAATCGCTGAGCACAAGCACCTGTTCTTCATCGGCCGCGGCGTAGATTACGCTGTAGCTCAAGAAGGCTCGCTGAAGCTCAAGGAAATCTCCTACATTCACTCCGAAGCCTATGCTGCGGGTGAACTAAAGCATGGTACCTTGGCACTGATTGAAGAAGGCGTTCCTGTCATCGCTCTGGCGACTCAGGAATCCGTGCTGGAGAAGACCGTCAGCAACATCAAAGAAGTAAAAGCCCGTGGCGCCCATGTCATGGCCATCACCCACGAAGAGCACAAAGACGACCTGCTCCGCTCCGTTGACCAGGTATTCGTAATCCCTCAGACTTTGCCGCTGCTGACCGCTGCACTGTCTGTAGTTACCCTGCAGTTGCTTGCTTACTATGCGTCTCTGGCCCTGGGTCATGATGTGGATAAGCCAAGAAACCTGGCGAAGAGTGTTACTGTGGAGTAG
- the glmM gene encoding phosphoglucosamine mutase: MGKYFGTDGVRGVANRELTAEMAYSIGRCGGYVLAGNVEKPKVVIGMDTRISGPLLESALIAGLLSIGADVIRLGVVSTPAVAYITRLLKADAGVMISASHNPVEDNGIKFFGGDGFKLTDETELRIEELMDAEQDELPRPVGSGLGTLRVDDQAKYLYLEYLKTTIDQSFKGTKVVLDCAHGAAYELAPRLFKELGAEVIAIGADPDGLNINDGFGSTHPETLRAEVLRHGADLGLAFDGDADRLIAIDENGDEVDGDFILCICGDAMNRAGKLKDGTIVSTVMSNIGFYKATEKLSLNTAKTAVGDRYVMEEMRRGGYNLGGEQSGHVIFLDYNTTGDGILTAIQLVNTMKSSGKKLSTLKSMMTKYPQVLVNVRVQDKTNYPNNPAIEAAIIEVESKLGDNGRVLVRPSGTEPLIRVMAEGPDKAELDLFVGQIVEVVQRELV; this comes from the coding sequence ATGGGTAAGTATTTCGGAACAGATGGCGTACGCGGGGTGGCTAACCGTGAATTAACAGCAGAAATGGCCTACAGTATTGGACGCTGCGGGGGATATGTGCTGGCAGGAAATGTGGAAAAGCCTAAAGTAGTCATCGGGATGGATACACGGATCTCCGGTCCGCTGCTGGAATCGGCACTGATTGCCGGCTTGTTGTCCATTGGGGCAGATGTGATCCGTCTGGGTGTAGTCTCTACACCTGCTGTAGCTTATATCACTAGACTGCTGAAGGCAGATGCCGGAGTGATGATCTCTGCTTCGCACAATCCGGTGGAGGATAACGGAATCAAGTTCTTCGGCGGAGACGGCTTCAAGCTGACAGACGAAACAGAGCTGCGCATCGAGGAACTGATGGATGCCGAGCAGGATGAGCTGCCACGTCCAGTAGGATCAGGACTGGGCACGCTGCGGGTGGATGATCAAGCGAAATACCTCTATCTGGAGTACCTGAAGACCACCATCGACCAGAGCTTCAAGGGTACGAAGGTGGTGCTGGACTGCGCACACGGCGCAGCCTATGAGCTGGCACCGCGATTGTTCAAGGAGCTGGGCGCGGAAGTGATTGCCATTGGGGCAGATCCGGACGGGCTTAATATCAATGACGGCTTCGGCTCCACACACCCGGAGACTCTGCGTGCAGAGGTACTGCGCCATGGTGCGGATCTGGGGCTTGCTTTTGACGGGGATGCGGACCGTCTGATCGCTATCGATGAGAACGGCGACGAGGTTGACGGCGACTTCATCCTCTGCATTTGCGGGGATGCGATGAACCGTGCAGGGAAGCTGAAGGATGGCACTATTGTATCTACAGTAATGAGCAACATCGGGTTCTATAAGGCGACAGAGAAGCTGTCGCTGAATACAGCGAAGACTGCAGTTGGTGACCGTTATGTGATGGAAGAGATGCGCCGCGGCGGCTATAATCTGGGCGGGGAGCAATCCGGCCATGTGATTTTCCTGGACTATAATACTACAGGTGACGGAATTCTGACCGCGATTCAACTGGTGAATACCATGAAGTCTTCCGGCAAAAAGCTAAGCACACTGAAGTCCATGATGACTAAATATCCGCAGGTGCTGGTTAATGTGCGTGTGCAGGACAAAACCAATTATCCGAACAATCCGGCCATTGAGGCCGCGATCATAGAAGTGGAAAGCAAGCTGGGCGACAACGGGCGTGTCCTGGTGCGTCCTTCGGGAACCGAGCCGCTAATCCGTGTAATGGCCGAAGGGCCGGATAAGGCGGAGCTGGATCTTTTTGTAGGGCAGATTGTTGAAGTAGTTCAGCGCGAGCTGGTGTAA